The Dunckerocampus dactyliophorus isolate RoL2022-P2 chromosome 16, RoL_Ddac_1.1, whole genome shotgun sequence nucleotide sequence tttcacatctacagggctctaataatgttaaaaaccgcatttagaaagtcaaaaacaggttttctacgctgtaactatgaaaagaatcaatttattattattgaatcctacttagcggaaatttCCTTagtgcggtcgggtctggaaccaattaaccgcgataaacaagagacgactttatttcatgtctagaaggctctaaaaGGTAAAAACTGTGTTTACATAGTCAtttacaggttttctatgctctaactacataaATAGTCCGTTtatcaatattgaatcctacttcgtggaaatacACTTATCACAgcctggtctggaaccaattaaccgcgataactGAGAGAAGACTGTAAATATCTCATAAGCTTCACTTTACGCTGGCAATGTTGCGAATGTATACTATGTAATAATAAACTCTATACCACTGCAGTTGAAAATGacgatacagtggaaccttggttattaattcattccagaaggccTGACTCTAAcccaatacatttttcccataagaaatcatgtcaatACAATGAATCTGTTGCATAAATgcataaaatactttgaaatgcacataaatgcatataaatgatgaatgaaatggataaatgaacatttaaggttacttttaccttcacggaagacgtgattcttgacatgaccgttcccaaagacacaatgcagcagcgagatcaacacggacaccaccttcctgttttgccatgagttgtttcttgaattcaacagtgtttcacACCTCAATTacccaaaatagagccaaagaaagttgcaagtgccacaaTTGgataaaaggtgagaaacactattaaattgaAGAAATACCTCAcaccaaaacacaaaggtggcgtccgtgttgatatcgctgccacattgtgtttttgaaaaCGGTCGCTTCTTCAATGAATGTTCactcaatgttcatttatccctttcgttagtcatttatatgcatttaggattattttatgcatgtaaaactgtaatagtaaaactgtaaaaacatgttttgtgttaacatttttgagagtcaatcgttgatgacatcatagacgagcgACATAGGTGACTTGCGGTTCCTATGCCCATTAAGTGGCAAGTtaacaggatgctaacaaggatgtttggtgattaaaaaatacattaagaacacagttggcctcgcgcagtgtattaacaacatgacaagacgtgTCCCAAATTGTACGGTAaccagagaatgcacgcaaactgtGGCGGAATATGTACATATGGAAACACTAACCAACATTCTTTCATTATGCAAAGTAATTACCTCCTCCAAGGTCTGTCTGCACACGTTGACAATGTCAAGTGCTGTCTTTGTGTACGGACTGTCGCGGCCTGAgaaagacacagaaaacaaacTAATATTTTTCTGTTCTTTGGAGCTACCTGTCCCAGACTAGTAGACACACTTACCGTTGTACTTGATGCTGTTGGCGTGTATGAGAGTGACATCTGAAAGGAACGCGTCTCTGTTCTGGTATTTGTGTTTGGAGATGTTCTGACGATCCGGGTAACACAAAGATACAGATTTTAAAAGGGTTCTTGAATATATTTATGCAATCTATGTAGTAGTCTTCACCTTGCGAATGGTCTCCAGGTCCATGGGGTCTATAATCACCTTGTAATAATCTGGTACAAACTTTTTGTTGACTGGATGATGGAATGGCCATGACTACATAAGGGCGAGAAATGGATTTGACTATTTAACGTTATTCAACAACAAAGCAGCACATTTACAGTGAATCAGTAACTTTAGTCAGAACTTGTTGGGGAAAGGACAACTTACATCAGGAACAACCATCATCTTCTGGGTAACAATATTGTCCAGAATGAACGAGAAAGCTACTTGATCATCATCATCTAGCAATGGATTGATGGCTTTTTCAAGCCTAACCAGCCTGTCCTCCTtctgtgcatgcacacacaaacgtaATAAATTCACTATCAATTAAATAAGACATTGATAAAACCATTGAAAATGAGTCATAAAAGTCACACGCACCTCTTTCAGTTTAGCATCACAGAGGTCCAGCATTGACTGTGCCACTTGTGTGATTGGATGTTTCGCTCCTAGAATGACAAGCACATCTCAGCATGCATCGTTTAAATTCAAAAGTCCTTTTTAAATGTAGTGGTAGCGCTGTGCATTGTTTTGTCTCAAAAGTCTTTTCACCATTGTATGTGGCGCTGTTCTTGTAGATGAGCTCTACTGCTTCTCGAAACTCCTCTCTGGACGGGTACATTCTCTTCCGCACATTCTCCCTAAGGGTCTGCAGGTCCATGGGCCGTGTGATAATCTTGTAGTAGTCCTTCACAACCTTGGCGTTGACTGGTGTGTGAAACGGGTATGTCTGTGGGAAGCAACGTCTTTAGCACTTTGTGGGAGGATTATGGGAAGAGTTGACTGTTGCTAGTAATAATGCTTACATTAGGGTGGTCCCGCATGTCATTAATGATGCTCTCTAGCACAGAGGACAAGGTCACCATCGGGTCAGTGCGTCTGCGGTGGATTGCCTTGTGTGGTTTCTGTAAGTATGAATAGAAGTAGTAAGAAGTAAAAATCAGCTCAAGTTCATTTCATGTGAAAACGCGCTCTAAAACCTTTTTGCTTACGTTGAGGTAATCACAGTGCACAGCATTGCCAACTCGTCTCTTCTTCTTCGGAGGAAGCTGTTGCTTGGGGAACTTGAGCACCAAAGACTTCCTGCGCACTTCATCAGCACTGCAAAATAAggaatgtttaaaatgaaaaactcCAGAATTCTAGTATTCCAAATGGTACAGCGACAAAGCTAAATCGCTACCTTTCAATGAGTTGCTTGCCAAGCACGATCTTTGTGCCCTCCACCTTGATCAGCTCCTCGTTGTCATTATGGATGACTGTCTTTTCtagctcctcctcctgctcctcagTCATGGCGACTGGGTTAGAAGGTGGTGCGTTGGTCTGATAGTACAATGGGCAGAACTTGTTGGTCCTCATGTGCCCGATGGCTCCGCACGCGCCGCACTTTAACTAGGGACAACAGGTAAACATTGAGGAGCATGAATACAAATccgtgaagaaaaaaaactcgaACGGCATACTTATTAACATATCGACATCAAACTAGGGATGGGGTCAGATCCGATCCAGCATCAATATCGTCTGTAGatgctaaataataataatactgataataataataataatattaaagcaaacattGCTCTGGTATTGGAATTTAAGCAGGATTGGCAGATATCCAAATGTAGCTATCGGGATGAGATCAGAAGTTAACAGGCGTAGATCAGTGCATCCCTACATCAAAccagaaaaaaactaaaataggaCAGAGAAGAATATAGTATTTAATTAgtaagcttacttttaccttgagGTCTGGTCTCTCTTTCATTTTCTTCGTCTTCTTTTCAGGTGGTCCCTTAATCTTGTCCTTCTCTTGATTTCGCTTTAGCCTCCTTAGCTGCTCCTGGATACGACGCCGCTCCTTCCTCATTTCTTCTCTGTGCTGCTCGTCGAAGAGGGCAAATTTTCGTCTAAAGTCAAAAAGAAACATAAAATGCATTCACCCAAAAGAAATATTCATTCATGAAGTGCACGTGGCTACCTTGAATCAAAAAATCATCATTTCACAAGTTAAGAGAAGGTTTAAGTGTAGGTACTGACATGAATTCATCATCCTTGGTAGTCCTGATCCTGGTGTACGCATCGATGACAGCAGACTTGCGCACTGTCTCGCAGCGTACATATTCCTTGCCATCCTCATCCCTGAAGGTTCGATAGATCTTAAGTCGCCGTCCTGTGGCTGCAGAGTTCAGGCTGGTGACTGATGATGTGTCATCATCCTTATGGGAGCTGGTGGACAATGAACTGGCTAAAGAGCCGTAGGAAGAAGAAAATACAGTTAGCTTCAATGTGCGTCTTGATGGTGCCTGGCAACCGGCCAACAAGAACACGGGACTCACACAAGACTTTGCGCCGCTCTTTGCGTCCCTTATGGTCTCGGTCACTCTCCTCCCCCATCAGCATCCTCTGCAGCTCCCTCCTTTCCTGCTCTTCTCTCTCGCGTGACAGCTGTGAGCTGGTCTTCTTGTTCTGTAGCATGTTCTCAATGTTCTTTCCCATTTCCTCAAAGTCACTATCCTCTGCTGAGCTGCTGTCAGTGTCTGTGGACAGCACTTCAGTCGACTCCAACACCCTGTGGCAGAGAAAACAAAGTTGAGTTTTCAACAGACTCAATTAAGAGTAACTTACAATATGTCTTACTTGTTCTgcaggtcaaagatcctctggcATTCTTCCTTGTACCGCTCCTGGTGCTCTGCGACGGAGAAGCGAGAACCTCTGGCAAACTTGCTCATGGGGCCTTCTCCTGAACGCGCCTGCTCGGTTGACATGGTTCTCACGACATCAATCACTTCCCAGCGAGAGAGCTTCTTTATCTAACATAAAGCAACACAGTCACTTTCAAGctatttagaagtttagtgtcAAAGTCAGGCGTTGATCTGGGGAAATAACATACAAGAGTGAACAACATTTTCACTATAAACTTACTTCTTCTTCTGGCACACCAAACTTGCGCAGCAGTTGCTTGGCATTCTTCAGTGAGAGTCTCCTCAAATCTGCATCTGTCCCTGTCACAGTCTTCTTAGCAGGCTGTGGCTCTTTATCATCCTAGAGGAAAGAAAATCACACATTTCTAAACCTCCGTACATGCAGGTGCAGAACATCGACAAAAGATACATGGTCATTACACCAACAAGAGGAAGATGGAAAACTTACTATACATTTTGTAACGCTCTAGCATATGGAAGTCAAAGACTTGGGCCAAAAGACTGTTTGACGCTACTTTTAATAGTCATAGTGATAGTAATCGTGTCTAGTGACATACTGATATTGATACTATATTATTAGTGCTAAATATTTCTAAAATTATGATGTCTTTTCATACCTATGCGTCTACCTTTGTACTAAGACTCCAAGCCAATTGAATAGTAAATTCCTTAACAGACTTATGTCCATATAGTGACAGATAGCTATAACAGATTTACACATTCAGACCTTCTGTTGAGTAGGCTTATTGGGCACTTTGACGTAGGAAAAACCTTCTCCACAGCCTGTTGGGTCGGCAACACCGGTAACCTCCAGTAGGCATTTCCCCTTCATGGCAGAGATGAAGGCTCTTGTTGTGTTCCAGGGAGCTGTTCGCACCTAGTATGGACAACAATGAATGAGAACACAACAAATGTCATATTATAATGATGACAGAATCACCACCGTGGAGGCAAATACCTCATCATCAATCTTCATTTGAAAGTCCTCTTCGTTCTCCTCCTCTGGGGCAAAGAATGATTTCTCACCATATCCGGCGTCCTGAAGGTAGTCCAAGGTCAAATAACTCACAGTGAAGCTTGTGTGCGTgatgttgataaaaaaaaaaaattctcatagCAGAAAACGTTACCTTGAGTCTTTGCTCAGCCACCAGCATGCTATAGTAAGCACAGCACTGCTCTGGAGACACCATGGCTCGGATCTCCTCCTCCGTGGGCAGTCTGAAATCAGGCTTCAGCACCCACCAGTTGGAGTCCATCCCTGGCatcaagaaaaaacaacagtgttTCCCGTAAATTTGTTTGTGACAGCCTGCCACAAACACTTTGCTCGCTCAAACACATGAAAGTGGGACTGTCTGCGTAACTCTGTTTGTTAACGCACCAGGTCTGCCAGAAAATAAGAAGATGCAGCAGGAAGgatcggtgttgccaacttattTAGTGAAtaatcagagccctctagatactTTTCTCCAAAAAGAGACTAGCGACAAATATAGTGAAGAGAGTTTTGGACGCTAAAACAGAGAGGCTCTCAAAAGAGTGAGATGTCTCCTGGGATTTAACTTGTTTAGTGTGGCAGAGGTAGAGACGTGCATGTGCAAGTTAAAGAGCGGATGGTGGATTTATTAGTTATAAAAAGatttataaaaaatgtatgtctcAGTTTCACTTTAGCATCTCATTGTAGATAACTGTGATGCGTTCAaagaccgccaaacaaagtgtaaAAACTCTTAATGCTTGACAatcaattaaacaaacaaacaaatatgtaaaaattatggcttttctaacagacactgacatgaaagcatgtagtgttcttctcaatgagcagcgggtgctgctatTGGCCCCTTCTCCATCTCAAAGCACTCCCAGacagctccgtcttgtttgtgaaaacaaaacaacaaaacgaaACAAAGAACCTATTtgtagttgtaatttttgtttttttcctcactttttgtctcccacaaaGTTATTCTGCCCTCCTGAAGCGTCCATTACAATGACACGCaaatgcgtcatggccaattatgcaaattaaacgATTATGTCATTACGCCTCCAATCCACCACCGCCACAAATAgtttgcagtcctgtgggaaacactgaacaaAAGTGAAATCAGCCAAGCAGCAGTCCTGAGGAGcctcaaatgacaaaatgttcttaaaggaaaactgcacttttttggggaattttgcccatcatccacaatcatgACATGAACAtacatgtctttcccttttctgtgcattctacagtaaagggagaaaaacagctagcatcaGCGAGCTAACAAAGCACACCTATTTctactataaagccctctaaaaaacccctacaaaaaacactaaccatgttccatttacataactgacgtgcatattaaccaagctacagcgacattgttattgtaggagctaacgcCGAAGAACTATTTTcgtggcgtagtgacacagcacCTCGCTCAAAATGACTCACGCCACTACCGAGACGTAAcgggcccactccaaaacatttccataggacaccaatctgtactgactgggaaacaggaacaagcatatgaacagcTACCACCAGACACCCAGATTATCTGTATTAGCTCTCATTCCATTGTTTGTGAGGATAGATGGATTGTGTATATAGTGGTGATATTATGCACTATATATGCTCCATATATCATAATCAATATAATGGTGACTTACTCAATGGACATTTGTCCATGtggtccagctggcctggggcgccatttccagttgattttgggtaggtggaaaaggtttgtaccactgcagggtttgttagtgcTAACAATAGCCAtatacacaaagcctttccgTTGATTGTAACACTGTGTGCCACTCagagcagcagaaacactcgtcttttgtcggcatggcttggccagctccacatttacaccaccaggTCATGCCGGTCCTGACTCTCTCGGCCCCCGTTTGCTCCGAcgtttcactctctcttcttacCCGCTCAACTTCTAAAACCTGCAGCTCATCCTCGGTGGCAGCTCTCTGGAAGTCTGCCATAATTAGTAAACGGACACGCACGCGCTTcctatgctgctgctgttgacggAATGCTATGgcctctgtgaaatcaatgcgcccaggaaagaagttctgttaatgctaaaaatgaccaaaatagggcaaaatactgtaagtattacatgttttcAAGAAGgtgcctgttactgcatggttaGAGCATGTATATTAAACGAGaaaacgttgtttttttttttagagggcttcataaGTGTGTCCCAATATGTActttgttagctccctcatgctaggggtttttctctctttagaaggcacagaaaagggaaagatgtgtgttcatgttttacatgaggattgtgggtgaagggtaaaagtacattttaaaaagtgcagttttccttgaattcTGTTCCCATGACAACAGCCTGTTAGGCAGTAAACTAGTTGGGGCTGAAATATCTGGGCGCTCAGCTGGTTGCTGGACCATACAACATAGTGATGTCATTCTTATATCAACTCCATATGATTGATAAAATTCTGCAGTGGTATCCTTCCCCAATACTGACCCTAGGCTTCTCCTCAAGGCAGTAAAGAAAACAATTTCCTCATCATTCATACTGTCTAAGATGTCATCTTACTTCCATAGAAATCcacagtaaaaataataaaggtCTTTCCATGCTCAGGTTCCTTTTTGGGAATTCCACTCACACTGCTTCAAACCAGTAACCTTCTATAACCTTAACTCTCCAGTATAACAGGGTCTTGTGAATGATGCACTCCGACATTCGGAGCAGAGTCATTAAGTATACACGCTGTACCTGTGCGTTTGAAGTCAGCACAGAGTTTTAGTCTCTTCCTGATGCTGCTCTCAGAATGTGATGGAAATGCTTTCTTTATATCCTCCATGCGGATCCTGCGCGGACGATCCTTGCTCTTCCAGAACAAACGGTAAATGAACACCTGCAGAGTATGACAGGTGTGTAGTAAGTATGACAGTTCGGCTGCGACACAATTGCAGGAATCTGGCAAGTCAGCACACCTGAAGGAAGTCTCGTATGTGGGTATTGGCTCGTTTGGAGTTGGGCCCTGGAACCTCGTATAAGGGGCATGCCTGACCAACCACCATTATGTCCACTATCTCTCTGATGTAATAGCCATGGCGTGTTCTGATGACCAGAAAGTCTGTCTCTGGCATCTTGTGCAGGTAAATAGGAGCGCGGAAAAGGTTGTTTTCAAAAGCCTAAAGAATGAAGAGGAGGAAAGATAATCACATTAAAGAGTAAAAGGGTGATGAATATAACATGAGCTTCATCTAAATAGGTAATATTTTGCTAACTTGGAGCAGCTGTCCAGGATGAAGGGAGCCCAGAAAAGGTGAGGTATGGCAGTATACTGTTTCTCCATATTTGCAATCTGGTGCACCAGGATCCTTTCCAGGTTTCTGAATAATGGAGATCCAAAAAAAGATAATTAATGCCATCTCATCAGTATCTACAAATCCACTGAAAATAGCACAGACCCTTTTGTAGTAGTTTTTAATCTTAGTGGCCATGCCAACTTGCATGATGAGAGGGGGGTATTCTTCACTATACTCTGCCAAGATAAGATCGCCATCTTTGCCTGTCAAGTCCTGCGGGGTGCGCATGAAGAACAtgtctcctcctcctgccgCCTGCCGCTCCTGCTCTCGCATCTATACTCACAAGGACACATCCGTGTTTATAAAGTTACCTGCACAACTGCTGAACGAGGTAGATCACTGAGCAAAGCACCACCTTGGCTTTCTTCTTTATGTGCTTGAGCAGAGGCTGGACAGCGTGCGGGCCCGGCTGAGCCAAAGGTCCAAACGAATACTTCTTTAAAGCCGATCTGTGGAACTGCCGCAGCTTCATGGGGCCCATGTGGGTGGGGAAGAACGGCTGCCTCAACTCCAGTGCTGGTATGGAATGCTGTTCAAGGAAtaatttaatcattaaaatgATGTCGCATAAACTGTGTTCACTTGTATAGTTTTAGCGTTCTGCCACCTGAATGATGTTGCCACCGAACGTGCCCCTCAGACCCTGCTGTTTGGGATAGTAGAACTCGTCGTTGGAGAGGTTCCAGGGGTCCTTCACCTCAGGTTGGGACATGTTCTGAGTTGAGggaaaacattttcaacacacaacaCTGAACTGAACGCCGTCTTTTTGGGAAGTGAAAAGCACATGATAGACATACTGTGTTGCACTAACATTGTAGTAAAATTTCTCAAGGTTATTAGACGTCCATTTGCAAGATTATTATTTTGCACATAAATCatctattgaaaaaaaaaaaaaaagtggttgagttttttcccctcaaaatcCAACTTGGCCAGACCTGTTGCGGCTCATCTTTTATCACCCCAGTCTTCCCAAGCAG carries:
- the taf1 gene encoding transcription initiation factor TFIID subunit 1 isoform X2 produces the protein MSDSDSDEDQDRPFSITGFLFGNINEDGQLEDDSVLDNESKKHLAGLGNLGLGSLITEITANEDGEQEEGKNSTSVDAEGWVKSTEDAVDYSDISEVAEDETKRYRQAMGSLQPCRKPDDDDDYDADCEDIDSKLMPPPPPPSVATAVKKEEPTSQSTNVGEEGDGIILPSIIAPSSTADKVDFSSSSDSESETDRPCQVSGAGGSPDRLNLPLAGIMQKDAAKTLPSVTELFPEFRPGKVLRFLRLFGPGKNMPSVWRSARRKKKRKHRDVLPGTPPPEGELTEQGQDKKSGWVYEYANPPPPEQCLSDDEITMMAPVEAKLSQTCGDGDKEAESRPKVAEWRYGPAQLWYDMIGVPEDGSNFNYGLKLKEKESSEPMEQNTTAEATDHAQDDVRWCDDPDSHNNEGDKEKSTLENELFLMVTQLQWEDDIIWNGEDVKHKGTKTQRASLAGWLPSSMTRNANAYNAQQGLTRSNSQLVPPTPPPMLKALSITGMKHKHSHDHHANHEEDAPWFSIFPIDNEELVYGRWEDNIIWDDQEMDRILTPPVLTLDPNDENIILEIPDEKEATTSHSPSKENKKETAIKKSRILLGKTGVIKDEPQQNMSQPEVKDPWNLSNDEFYYPKQQGLRGTFGGNIIQHSIPALELRQPFFPTHMGPMKLRQFHRSALKKYSFGPLAQPGPHAVQPLLKHIKKKAKMREQERQAAGGGDMFFMRTPQDLTGKDGDLILAEYSEEYPPLIMQVGMATKIKNYYKRKPGKDPGAPDCKYGETVYCHTSPFLGSLHPGQLLQAFENNLFRAPIYLHKMPETDFLVIRTRHGYYIREIVDIMVVGQACPLYEVPGPNSKRANTHIRDFLQVFIYRLFWKSKDRPRRIRMEDIKKAFPSHSESSIRKRLKLCADFKRTGMDSNWWVLKPDFRLPTEEEIRAMVSPEQCCAYYSMLVAEQRLKDAGYGEKSFFAPEEENEEDFQMKIDDEVRTAPWNTTRAFISAMKGKCLLEVTGVADPTGCGEGFSYVKVPNKPTQQKDDKEPQPAKKTVTGTDADLRRLSLKNAKQLLRKFGVPEEEIKKLSRWEVIDVVRTMSTEQARSGEGPMSKFARGSRFSVAEHQERYKEECQRIFDLQNKVLESTEVLSTDTDSSSAEDSDFEEMGKNIENMLQNKKTSSQLSREREEQERRELQRMLMGEESDRDHKGRKERRKVLSSSLSTSSHKDDDTSSVTSLNSAATGRRLKIYRTFRDEDGKEYVRCETVRKSAVIDAYTRIRTTKDDEFIRKFALFDEQHREEMRKERRRIQEQLRRLKRNQEKDKIKGPPEKKTKKMKERPDLKLKCGACGAIGHMRTNKFCPLYYQTNAPPSNPVAMTEEQEEELEKTVIHNDNEELIKVEGTKIVLGKQLIESADEVRRKSLVLKFPKQQLPPKKKRRVGNAVHCDYLNKPHKAIHRRRTDPMVTLSSVLESIINDMRDHPNTYPFHTPVNAKVVKDYYKIITRPMDLQTLRENVRKRMYPSREEFREAVELIYKNSATYNGAKHPITQVAQSMLDLCDAKLKEKEDRLVRLEKAINPLLDDDDQVAFSFILDNIVTQKMMVVPDSWPFHHPVNKKFVPDYYKVIIDPMDLETIRKNISKHKYQNRDAFLSDVTLIHANSIKYNGRDSPYTKTALDIVNVCRQTLEEYDEHLTQLEKDISTAKEAALDAVDFDSLDMTHASYIPQYDELDKDISTAKGSFMDLQRLSAASSPYITQARHSRRNREEESDVDIEGFEEEDDGKPKTPAPAEDAEGDLEDDDDDDELLLPPRRRMHNRQEDDDRRSNPLTHASVLYQDLLMSDGEDDASEEEGDNPFSSIHLSESGSDSDREVEVRPPPPPRRAQDTARMGMEQDESMMSYEGDGADDGPHMEDSNISYGSFEETESRSQMQPLSRGNADDDGISEEEEEDEEDDARRRAPAPHSQLWQLRADRQDDGNSEEEEDDEEEDAQRRGPAVLSQVQLSEDEESEEFRSIGGDSDMDSD
- the taf1 gene encoding transcription initiation factor TFIID subunit 1 isoform X1 → MSDSDSDEDQDRPFSITGFLFGNINEDGQLEDDSVLDNESKKHLAGLGNLGLGSLITEITANEDGEQEEGKNSTSVDAEGWVKSTEDAVDYSDISEVAEDETKRYRQAMGSLQPCRKPDDDDDYDADCEDIDSKLMPPPPPPSVATAVKKEEPTSQSTNVGEEGDGIILPSIIAPSSTADKVDFSSSSDSESETDRPCQVSGAGGSPDRLNLPLAGIMQKDAAKTLPSVTELFPEFRPGKVLRFLRLFGPGKNMPSVWRSARRKKKRKHRDVLPGTPPPEGELTEQGQDKKSGWVYEYANPPPPEQCLSDDEITMMAPVEAKLSQTCGDGDKEAESRPKVAEWRYGPAQLWYDMIGVPEDGSNFNYGLKLKEKESSEPMEQNTTAEATDHAQDDVRWCDDPDSHNNEGDKEKSTLENELFLMVTQLQWEDDIIWNGEDVKHKGTKTQRASLAGWLPSSMTRNANAYNAQQGLTRSNSQLVPPTPPPMLKALSITGMKHKHSHDHHANHEEDAPWFSIFPIDNEELVYGRWEDNIIWDDQEMDRILTPPVLTLDPNDENIILEIPDEKEATTSHSPSKENKKETAIKKSRILLGKTGVIKDEPQQNMSQPEVKDPWNLSNDEFYYPKQQGLRGTFGGNIIQHSIPALELRQPFFPTHMGPMKLRQFHRSALKKYSFGPLAQPGPHAVQPLLKHIKKKAKMREQERQAAGGGDMFFMRTPQDLTGKDGDLILAEYSEEYPPLIMQVGMATKIKNYYKRKPGKDPGAPDCKYGETVYCHTSPFLGSLHPGQLLQAFENNLFRAPIYLHKMPETDFLVIRTRHGYYIREIVDIMVVGQACPLYEVPGPNSKRANTHIRDFLQVFIYRLFWKSKDRPRRIRMEDIKKAFPSHSESSIRKRLKLCADFKRTGMDSNWWVLKPDFRLPTEEEIRAMVSPEQCCAYYSMLVAEQRLKDAGYGEKSFFAPEEENEEDFQMKIDDEVRTAPWNTTRAFISAMKGKCLLEVTGVADPTGCGEGFSYVKVPNKPTQQKDDKEPQPAKKTVTGTDADLRRLSLKNAKQLLRKFGVPEEEIKKLSRWEVIDVVRTMSTEQARSGEGPMSKFARGSRFSVAEHQERYKEECQRIFDLQNKVLESTEVLSTDTDSSSAEDSDFEEMGKNIENMLQNKKTSSQLSREREEQERRELQRMLMGEESDRDHKGRKERRKVLSSSLSTSSHKDDDTSSVTSLNSAATGRRLKIYRTFRDEDGKEYVRCETVRKSAVIDAYTRIRTTKDDEFIRKFALFDEQHREEMRKERRRIQEQLRRLKRNQEKDKIKGPPEKKTKKMKERPDLKVKLKCGACGAIGHMRTNKFCPLYYQTNAPPSNPVAMTEEQEEELEKTVIHNDNEELIKVEGTKIVLGKQLIESADEVRRKSLVLKFPKQQLPPKKKRRVGNAVHCDYLNKPHKAIHRRRTDPMVTLSSVLESIINDMRDHPNTYPFHTPVNAKVVKDYYKIITRPMDLQTLRENVRKRMYPSREEFREAVELIYKNSATYNGAKHPITQVAQSMLDLCDAKLKEKEDRLVRLEKAINPLLDDDDQVAFSFILDNIVTQKMMVVPDSWPFHHPVNKKFVPDYYKVIIDPMDLETIRKNISKHKYQNRDAFLSDVTLIHANSIKYNGRDSPYTKTALDIVNVCRQTLEEYDEHLTQLEKDISTAKEAALDAVDFDSLDMTHASYIPQYDELDKDISTAKGSFMDLQRLSAASSPYITQARHSRRNREEESDVDIEGFEEEDDGKPKTPAPAEDAEGDLEDDDDDDELLLPPRRRMHNRQEDDDRRSNPLTHASVLYQDLLMSDGEDDASEEEGDNPFSSIHLSESGSDSDREVEVRPPPPPRRAQDTARMGMEQDESMMSYEGDGADDGPHMEDSNISYGSFEETESRSQMQPLSRGNADDDGISEEEEEDEEDDARRRAPAPHSQLWQLRADRQDDGNSEEEEDDEEEDAQRRGPAVLSQVQLSEDEESEEFRSIGGDSDMDSD